The genomic window CCATCACGGTGGTGGGCGGTCTGAGCGGCACCGTCTATCACACGGTGATGGTGCGCGAGTGGCTCGTGGCGCTCTATGGCACCACCAAGCTGGTCACCCGCAAGACGCTGCAGCTCGGCCACGTCCTGCCGCGTCGCACGCCGACCGGCGAGGTCCTGTCCGTCTCCGGCAGCGACAGCGACCAGTTCGGTGGCTTCATCGAGATCGTCACCCGGGCCTTCTCCGAGCTGGTGGCCTTCCTCTGCGTGGCGGTCATCGTGATCTCCATCAGCCCCTCGATGGGCGCACTCGTGCTGATCTCCGCCCCGCTGCTGGTGCTCTGCGGCCTGCCGCTGCTGCGCCCCATGCAGCGCTGGCAGGGCATCGAGCGCTCCCGCAACTCCGAGCTCACCTCGATGGCCACCGACATCGTCGGCGGTCTGCGCATCCTGCGCGGCATCGGTGGTGAGGCCACCTTCGGTGGCAACTACGCACGCCAGTCCCAGCGGGTGCGCCAGTCCGGCGTCTCCGCGGGAGTCTGGCAGGCCGCGGTTGAGGCTCTCGGGGTGCTGCTCAGCGGCACCTTCGTCGTCGCCCTCATGTGGGTCGGCGTGCGCGAGGTCGTCCAGGGGCGGCTCATGATCGGCCAGCTCATCAGCGTCCTGGGCTATGGCCTGTTCCTGATCCAGCCGATGCGCACCTTCGTGGAGTTCGCCCAGAAGATGACCCGCTCGGTCGTCTCGGCCCGCAAGGCGATTGCGGTCCTGGAGCAGCGACCGCCCTGGGTGCCCCCCACAACCGCGCGCACCCTCCCGCACGACGCTCCGCTGACCGACGACGCCTCCGGCCTGGTCGTCTCGCCGGGCCGCCTGACCATGGTCGCCTCAGGTGTGCCCGACGACTCGGCGGCCCTGGCCGCCCGCTTGGGGCGCTACCTGCCAGAGGAGCCGGAGGCCCAGATCAGCCTCGAGCTCCCCGAGGACCTCAAGGGCCGGGCTGCGCGACGCGAGCGTGCTCGCCGGGTCATCGCTCGGGCCGAGCAGGCCGTGCGCGACGAGGAACGGGCCCACCGCGCGTGGGGCGTGCGCGTCGGCGATGTCGATCTCTCCGAGGCCGAGCTCGCGCAGGTGCGCAGCCGCATCCTGGTCAGCGACACCACCCCGCACCTCTTCGCCGGCACCCTGCGCTCGGCGGTGGACCCGCACGGCCGGTTGGACCGGGAGGCCGCCGAGGCCGCGCTGTGGGCCGCCTCGGCCGACGACGTCTTCGACGCAATCCCCGGCGGCTGGGCGGGTGAGCTCGACGAGCGGGGCCGGGGTCTGTCCGGTGGGCAGCGGCAGCGGCTCGTCCTCATGCGGGCGCTGGCCGCCGACCCGGAGGTGCTGGTCCTCGTCGAGCCCACCTCGGCTGTGGACGCCCACACCGAGGCCCGAATCGCCGAGCGGCTTGGCACCGCCCGCGAGGGTCGCACCACCGTGGTGATGACCACCTCTCCCCTGCTGCTGCACCACGCGGACGAGGTCGTCCTCCTGCAGGACGGTCAGGTGACCGCCCGCGGCACGCACACCGACCTGCTGGCCGGCAACCCGGCATACCGCTCGGTGGTGGTCCGGGGCGAGGAGTCGGCCACGGTCGACGACCCCGAGCCCGACGACACTCCCCCGCAGACCCGCCACTCGATGACCCGCCCCGCTCCCCAGGAGGTGCTATGAGCACGACACAGGCCCCGCTGCTGCCGCCCGGCCTGGCGGCTGAGTCGGCACGCACCTGGGACGCCGGGGACTCCGGTGGACCGGTGATCCCCGACGAGCTCGTGCCTCCCACCACTGCCACGGTGCCCGAGCGCGCCGCAGCGATGCGCCGGCGGCACCTGCTCCGCGAGCGGCGAGCCGCTGAGTTCGTCGCCGACACGATGAGCTCGACCCGGGGACTGCCGATCGCGGCACCGCGTCAGGTCATGCGCTTCATCGGGCGCCTGCTGGCCGAGCGCAGGCTCGGGGTGGTGGCCGTCGTCCTGGGCAACGCCCTCGCCGCCGTCGCCGGCCTCCTGGTGCCCTGGTGGCTGGGCCGGTTGGTCGACAGCACCGTCGCGGACGTGGCGGCCGGTCGCACCGACGCGGCACTGGCGACGGCCAACACGGTCGCGCTGGTGGTGGGCGCCATCGTGGTGCTGCAGGCGCTGCTGACCCTGGCCGCCAAGAGCGCCTCCGCCGTCCTCGGACAGGGGATCCTGGCGTCGGCGCGGGAGTTCGTGGTGCGCGCCATCCTCAGGCTGCCCCTCTCCCGGGTGGAGTCCGCCAGCTCCGGCGACCTCGTCACGCGTGTCACCCGCGACGTCGGCACGATGAGTGAGAGCGTGCGCTGGGCGTTGCCGCAGGTGATCGTGGCGGGCACCACCGTGGTCGCGACGCTGGTGGCGATGGTGGTCAACAGCTGGCTGCTCGCTCTGCCTTCCCTCGTCCTGCTGGCGATCTCCCTGGTGCAGGTGCGGCGCTATCTCAGGCGCGCACCGAACGGCTATCTGACCGAGGGCGGCACGTATTCGCGGATCAACACCCACCTGACCGAGACGGTCGAGGGGGCCCGCACGGTCGAGGCCCTCCGCATCGGGGACCAGCGCCTGGGCATCGGCGACGACGACATCGAGGTGTCGGCACAGGCCGAGCGCTACGGGCTGACGCTGCGCAACCTGCTGTTCCTGGTGATGGACCTGGCCTTCAGCCTGCCGCGCGTGCTGGTGCTGACCCTGGGTGCCGTGGCCTACACCCAGGAGTGGGCGACGATCGGGCAGATCACCACGGCAGTGCTCTACACCGAGGCGCTGTGGGGCCCGTTCGACATGCTGGTGCACACCCTCGACAACGTGCAGGTCGGCATCGCGTCCACGACCCGTCTGCTGGGGATCGCCACCGTGCCGCCCGACCGCGAGGCGGACGAGGGCGAGCCGGTCGACTCCGCCCTGGTGGGCTCGGACCTGCGTTATGCCTATCGCCCCGGTCAGGACGTGCTGCACGGCATCGACCTGTCGCTGGCCCAGGGTGAGCGGCTGGCCATCGTCGGACCCAGCGGGTCGGGCAAGTCGACCCTGGGCCGGTTGCTGGCGGGGATCCACGGCCCGCGGACCGGCTCGGTGCGGGTGGGCGGGGTCGACCTGACCTCCCTGCCGCTGGACCACCTGCGTCGCGAGGTCGCGCTCGTCACCCAGGAGCACCATGTCTTCATCGGCACCGTGCGCGACAACATCGTGCTCGCGCGCGAGGAGGCCTCGGACGACGAGGTCGTCGCGGCCCTGCGTGCCGTCGGCGCCTGGGACTGGGTGTCGCGGATGCCGGAGGGGCTGGACGCCCGGATCGGCTCCGGCGCGCAGGACCTCACGCCGGGGCAGGCCCAGCAGGTCGCGCTCGCGCGACTGATCCTGGCCGACCCGCACACGATCGTGCTCGACGAGGCGACCTCGCTGATCGACCCGCGCACGGCCCGGCACCTGGAGGGCTCGATGAACGCCCTGCTGTCGACTCGCACCGTGGTCGCGATCGCGCACCGGCTGCACACGGCGCACGACGCCGACCGGATCGCGGTGGTCATCGACGGCCGGGTGGCCGAGCTCGGCAGCCACGACGAGCTGGTCGCGCTCAACGGCGAGTATGCCGCGCTCTGGCGGGCCTGGACCACCTGACCTCCCCTCCGGACCTGGGCACCGTTGTCGACGCTGTGCGATAGATATTTCCCTCCCACACGACGCATCACGGTGCCCAGACTGCTCGTGAGGGGCGCCTAGGCTTGGGCACATGAGCTCCCTGCCGCAGATCCTGCTCGACCCTGCCCGCCGCCCGGCCGTCGTGG from Ornithinimicrobium cryptoxanthini includes these protein-coding regions:
- a CDS encoding ABC transporter transmembrane domain-containing protein, with the protein product MQDFPPEIRAYSARDDAAPDTRSPRHFLWWMIRLEGTLALAGVGIALVWMLPQVLGPWLVGRAIDDGIVGGDSDLFLQWVLVLLAITVVGGLSGTVYHTVMVREWLVALYGTTKLVTRKTLQLGHVLPRRTPTGEVLSVSGSDSDQFGGFIEIVTRAFSELVAFLCVAVIVISISPSMGALVLISAPLLVLCGLPLLRPMQRWQGIERSRNSELTSMATDIVGGLRILRGIGGEATFGGNYARQSQRVRQSGVSAGVWQAAVEALGVLLSGTFVVALMWVGVREVVQGRLMIGQLISVLGYGLFLIQPMRTFVEFAQKMTRSVVSARKAIAVLEQRPPWVPPTTARTLPHDAPLTDDASGLVVSPGRLTMVASGVPDDSAALAARLGRYLPEEPEAQISLELPEDLKGRAARRERARRVIARAEQAVRDEERAHRAWGVRVGDVDLSEAELAQVRSRILVSDTTPHLFAGTLRSAVDPHGRLDREAAEAALWAASADDVFDAIPGGWAGELDERGRGLSGGQRQRLVLMRALAADPEVLVLVEPTSAVDAHTEARIAERLGTAREGRTTVVMTTSPLLLHHADEVVLLQDGQVTARGTHTDLLAGNPAYRSVVVRGEESATVDDPEPDDTPPQTRHSMTRPAPQEVL
- a CDS encoding ABC transporter ATP-binding protein, with the translated sequence MSTTQAPLLPPGLAAESARTWDAGDSGGPVIPDELVPPTTATVPERAAAMRRRHLLRERRAAEFVADTMSSTRGLPIAAPRQVMRFIGRLLAERRLGVVAVVLGNALAAVAGLLVPWWLGRLVDSTVADVAAGRTDAALATANTVALVVGAIVVLQALLTLAAKSASAVLGQGILASAREFVVRAILRLPLSRVESASSGDLVTRVTRDVGTMSESVRWALPQVIVAGTTVVATLVAMVVNSWLLALPSLVLLAISLVQVRRYLRRAPNGYLTEGGTYSRINTHLTETVEGARTVEALRIGDQRLGIGDDDIEVSAQAERYGLTLRNLLFLVMDLAFSLPRVLVLTLGAVAYTQEWATIGQITTAVLYTEALWGPFDMLVHTLDNVQVGIASTTRLLGIATVPPDREADEGEPVDSALVGSDLRYAYRPGQDVLHGIDLSLAQGERLAIVGPSGSGKSTLGRLLAGIHGPRTGSVRVGGVDLTSLPLDHLRREVALVTQEHHVFIGTVRDNIVLAREEASDDEVVAALRAVGAWDWVSRMPEGLDARIGSGAQDLTPGQAQQVALARLILADPHTIVLDEATSLIDPRTARHLEGSMNALLSTRTVVAIAHRLHTAHDADRIAVVIDGRVAELGSHDELVALNGEYAALWRAWTT